A window from Bufo bufo chromosome 1, aBufBuf1.1, whole genome shotgun sequence encodes these proteins:
- the MYOZ3 gene encoding myozenin-3: MFPTYADLVKERKGLASAIVREIRGEAPLLDLGKKVSVPQDVMMEELSLQRNRGSCMYLERQKRVQKFTFDYPTNHIIAGGHMNAFNANQTVANDVSGTEGVDGKENFRTEMHIVPGSNRTPPNVPTKSTKVLQMKMSLNPGSIAPGYSGPLKEIPYEKFNSTAIPKSYRSPWAQSYRVENVVPATESLPPPPHTPVNVTCRTFNRTPIPFGSLSVVDGGEAPNIFEELQAQIEESTSGLDLMCQRPSFNRAPRGWANKYVPESPDL, translated from the exons ATGTTTCCCACCTATGCAGACCTGGTGAAGGAGAGGAAAGGCCTGGCATCAGCCATAGTCAGGGAAATAAGAGGGGAAG CACCTCTGTTAGACCTGGGTAAAAAAGTCAGTGTTCCTCAAGATGTAATGATGGAAGAGCTGTCTTTACAGCGTAATCGTGGCTCTTGTATGTACTTAGAGCGGCAGAAGCGCGTTCAAAAGTTTACATTTGATTACCCCACGAATCATATCATT GCAGGGGGCCATATGAATGCCTTTAATGCCAATCAGACAGTTGCCAATGATGTATCTGGAACCGAAGGGGTTGATGGAAAGGAAAACTTTCGCACAGAAATGCACATAGTCCCTGGAAGCAACAGGACTCCACCCAATGTTCCCACGAAATCTACGAAGGTCTTACAGATGAAGATGTCTCTGAATCCAGGCTCTATAGCTCCAG GTTATTCTGGACCATTGAAGGAAATCCCATATGAGAAATTTAACAGTACCGCCATCCCCAAATCATACCGATCACCTTGGGCACAGAGCTACAGAGTTGAGAATGTCGTACCTGCCACTGAgtcacttcctcctcctccacacacCCCTGTCAACGTCACATGCCGCACATTCAACAG AACGCCAATCCCCTTTGGAAGTTTATCCGTAGTTGACGGTGGTGAAGCTCCAAATATTTTTGAAGAACTTCAGGCTCAAATTGAAGAATCCACCAGCGGACTGGACCTCATGTGTCAAAGACCCAGCTTCAACAGAGCACCACGgggttgggcaaataaatatgtcCCGGAATCTCCGGACCTGTAG